A window of the Nitrospirae bacterium YQR-1 genome harbors these coding sequences:
- a CDS encoding P-II family nitrogen regulator, with product MKKIEAIIKPFKLDEVKDALNAKGVQGLTMTEVKGFGRQKGHTEVYRGSEYIVDFIPKIKIEVVVDDSMVSNVLEVIEKTAKTGKIGDGKIFVYSVEDAIRIRTGERGSIAL from the coding sequence ATGAAAAAAATCGAGGCAATAATCAAACCGTTTAAACTCGATGAGGTTAAAGACGCTCTTAATGCAAAAGGAGTGCAGGGGCTTACGATGACGGAGGTTAAGGGTTTTGGCAGGCAGAAGGGGCACACGGAGGTGTATCGCGGTTCTGAGTACATAGTTGATTTCATACCAAAGATTAAGATTGAGGTAGTAGTTGACGACTCAATGGTTTCAAATGTGTTGGAGGTTATAGAAAAAACGGCAAAAACCGGGAAAATAGGCGATGGTAAGATTTTCGTTTACAGTGTAGAGGATGCTATAAGGATACGGACGGGCGAGCGCGGCTCCATTGCTCTTTAG
- a CDS encoding methyl-accepting chemotaxis protein, translating into MGEEQFKRSPLISNFGTIVGLVIGGAVFLLIIVSIIVAKYTGGSGGSEVTFSNKSVIAFFVVFLSYGLVAIFLVMLFAYRLLSPFSRLINEMQYILSGDLSRRLYLRGKDVFLIKNFVTDVNKILDNLQSMHILKDELVKQVDSEGRQIISMLKDHPTLDDETKNAVFIYHEKVTSIVKGAEETPAAPPVSGTKPVE; encoded by the coding sequence ATGGGTGAAGAACAATTTAAAAGATCTCCGTTGATATCGAACTTTGGTACTATAGTCGGCCTTGTTATCGGCGGCGCCGTGTTTTTATTGATAATTGTGTCCATAATAGTGGCTAAATACACGGGCGGCAGCGGCGGCTCCGAGGTTACTTTCAGCAACAAAAGTGTCATAGCGTTTTTTGTCGTTTTTTTAAGTTACGGGCTTGTTGCCATTTTTCTTGTAATGTTGTTTGCATACAGGCTCTTAAGCCCCTTTAGCAGACTTATAAATGAAATGCAGTATATCCTCTCCGGAGATTTATCCAGAAGGTTGTATTTAAGGGGCAAGGATGTGTTTCTCATCAAGAACTTTGTCACAGACGTCAATAAAATTCTCGACAACCTGCAATCTATGCATATACTTAAAGATGAGCTGGTAAAACAGGTTGACTCAGAGGGACGGCAGATTATCTCTATGTTAAAAGACCACCCCACGCTTGATGATGAAACAAAAAATGCTGTGTTTATATATCATGAAAAAGTAACTTCTATTGTAAAAGGTGCTGAGGAAACTCCAGCGGCCCCACCGGTCTCAGGTACGAAGCCGGTTGAGTAA
- a CDS encoding DUF3488 and transglutaminase-like domain-containing protein codes for MAVFTQSSRFKRIKVEHAVKISTYIIALIGFLSVFTHISPIFPVAFAALIATSLYFDFKKPAHLSPLIINLISVLVIAVSVYRILTEDIVQPSVEALVILLAMKFLEDKKFRDYMQIYLISVFLLMGSALLSIDFTFFLFFMAMFFLVAVSIVLLTYHTEVPDLVIDSGSFSKIIQRALIIPLASIPLTAAIFIILPRTNYQFLGFLNRGHQGKSGFSESIALGSVSNIQLDNSPVFRANMERIDDKHLYWRGIVFDHFDGSTWNSSLREDEKAGPKTTFPGAKAVLQTIYLQPYENKYLFALDKPVSVIQRGSRISDDFTVSVRDFIKTTIRYDAISKIDIPQSDNNYAEPRSMERFLQLPDAVPEKVVTLAKSLTSGRNTEEAINTIYRYLHSGLYTYSLDRLPVSDNPLSDFLFKERRGNCEYFASAMALMLRLAGVPANVAGGYKGGTYNDIGRYYVVLQRNAHVWVEAYVKDRGWIRYDPTPPLSSNPLLAEETELSPYRLFADSINYYWNAFVINYNLDKQISIFNRLKMTIKKPAFNFKIGEIGSRWFFLYLALLPIVFIVAYLLLIKKKSVEQKLIGEFYLRLNRRGFIKKSNEGLLEFVSSIDDKQLKIHAMRFAAEFQRIFYKDQKFTNEKVRLLKDILNNC; via the coding sequence ATGGCCGTTTTCACACAATCCAGCCGTTTTAAACGTATAAAAGTAGAACATGCCGTAAAAATATCCACCTATATAATCGCCCTGATTGGCTTTCTGTCGGTTTTTACACATATCTCTCCGATATTCCCTGTTGCCTTTGCCGCTCTCATAGCGACCTCACTTTACTTTGACTTCAAAAAACCCGCCCACCTTTCACCTCTGATAATAAATCTGATTTCCGTCCTGGTTATAGCGGTGTCTGTTTACAGAATATTAACTGAGGACATAGTGCAACCCTCCGTTGAGGCTCTGGTCATACTTCTTGCGATGAAATTTCTTGAGGATAAAAAGTTCAGAGACTACATGCAGATATATTTGATTTCTGTTTTTTTACTGATGGGCTCGGCGTTGCTCTCTATTGATTTCACCTTTTTTCTGTTTTTTATGGCCATGTTTTTTCTTGTAGCGGTATCAATAGTGCTTCTTACGTATCATACCGAGGTGCCGGATTTAGTGATAGACAGCGGGTCTTTTTCTAAAATCATACAGCGTGCCCTTATCATACCACTTGCCTCAATACCTCTCACTGCCGCCATATTTATCATACTGCCGCGAACAAACTACCAGTTTCTGGGTTTTTTAAACCGCGGGCATCAAGGGAAATCAGGATTTTCAGAAAGTATAGCTCTTGGCAGCGTATCAAACATTCAACTGGATAACAGCCCCGTCTTTCGGGCAAACATGGAGCGCATTGACGATAAGCATTTATACTGGCGCGGCATAGTGTTTGACCACTTCGACGGCTCCACGTGGAACTCAAGCCTCAGGGAGGATGAAAAGGCGGGGCCTAAAACCACCTTTCCAGGCGCTAAAGCAGTCCTTCAGACAATTTATCTGCAACCGTACGAAAATAAGTATCTCTTTGCTTTGGATAAACCGGTCTCGGTAATCCAGCGCGGCTCGAGGATTTCAGATGATTTTACAGTCTCGGTAAGAGATTTTATAAAAACCACTATACGCTATGATGCCATCTCTAAGATTGACATACCGCAAAGTGACAATAACTACGCAGAGCCAAGAAGCATGGAAAGATTTCTTCAACTCCCTGACGCTGTCCCTGAGAAGGTTGTAACATTAGCAAAATCCCTGACATCAGGACGTAACACAGAGGAGGCAATAAATACCATCTACAGATACTTGCACTCCGGCCTCTACACGTATTCACTGGATAGGCTGCCTGTTTCAGACAATCCCCTTTCGGATTTTTTGTTTAAAGAGCGGCGCGGCAATTGTGAATACTTCGCCTCAGCCATGGCTCTTATGCTGAGGTTGGCAGGGGTCCCGGCTAATGTTGCAGGCGGCTACAAGGGCGGCACTTATAATGATATAGGCAGGTACTACGTTGTGCTGCAAAGAAACGCTCACGTGTGGGTAGAGGCATATGTTAAAGACAGGGGATGGATAAGATACGACCCAACCCCTCCCCTTAGCTCTAACCCTCTCTTAGCAGAAGAAACAGAGCTATCCCCTTACCGCCTCTTTGCCGACAGTATAAATTACTACTGGAATGCTTTTGTCATAAACTATAACCTTGACAAACAAATCAGCATATTTAACAGGTTAAAAATGACTATTAAAAAACCGGCTTTTAACTTCAAAATCGGGGAAATCGGCTCCAGATGGTTTTTTCTTTATTTGGCACTTCTGCCGATAGTTTTTATTGTCGCTTACCTGCTTCTTATAAAGAAAAAATCCGTTGAGCAAAAGCTGATAGGCGAATTTTATCTGAGACTGAACAGACGCGGTTTTATTAAAAAGAGCAACGAGGGGCTACTGGAATTCGTCTCCTCCATTGATGATAAGCAACTAAAAATTCACGCTATGAGATTTGCCGCAGAATTTCAGCGAATATTCTATAAAGACCAAAAATTCACCAATGAAAAAGTACGCCTGTTAAAAGATATTTTAAATAATTGCTGA
- a CDS encoding ammonium transporter: MLISTALVMLMTPGLGLFYGGMVRRKNVLGTIIQSFMMLCMVSVIWVLWGYTLAFGPDKGGLIGGLQWLGLSGVGQEPSDYATTIPHLVFMMFQGMFAIITPALITGAFAERMKFSALLVFSALWLTFVYAPLCHWVWGGGWIGAKLGALDFAGGTVVHINSAVAAFAAILFVGKRKGYGKIPMPPHNVTMTILGAALLWFGWFGFNAGSALTSGGLASIAFVTTNTASGAAGLAWAFVEWYHRGKPTALGVVSGAVAGLVAITPAAGFVGPVASVIIGGVAGVICYIAVSLRPKHGLDDSLDVLGIHGVGGTWGALATGIFASVVINPAGKNGLLHGNPGLLLKQFIAVAASYVFVFIVSAIILKMVDLTIGLRLSEEDEAMGLDLAVHGETGYDFEH, from the coding sequence ATGTTGATTTCTACTGCGCTTGTGATGTTGATGACACCGGGGCTTGGTCTTTTTTACGGAGGCATGGTCAGAAGAAAGAACGTTTTGGGTACAATAATACAGAGTTTTATGATGCTCTGCATGGTAAGTGTAATATGGGTTTTGTGGGGATATACGCTTGCCTTTGGGCCTGATAAGGGTGGATTAATCGGGGGTCTGCAATGGTTGGGTTTAAGCGGGGTAGGGCAGGAGCCATCTGATTATGCTACAACTATACCGCATTTGGTGTTTATGATGTTTCAGGGGATGTTTGCAATAATCACACCGGCACTTATAACCGGGGCATTTGCAGAGAGAATGAAATTTTCGGCCCTCCTTGTGTTTTCGGCCCTGTGGCTGACCTTTGTCTATGCCCCACTCTGTCATTGGGTATGGGGTGGCGGTTGGATAGGAGCAAAACTTGGTGCTCTTGATTTTGCCGGTGGAACAGTAGTGCATATAAATTCGGCAGTGGCCGCATTTGCCGCTATCTTATTTGTAGGTAAACGCAAAGGGTATGGGAAAATCCCAATGCCGCCACATAACGTAACTATGACAATACTGGGAGCGGCACTTCTATGGTTTGGATGGTTTGGCTTTAATGCCGGAAGTGCATTAACCTCAGGCGGACTAGCCTCAATAGCCTTTGTTACGACAAACACAGCCTCCGGTGCCGCCGGTTTGGCCTGGGCTTTTGTTGAATGGTATCACAGAGGAAAGCCTACCGCCCTGGGTGTAGTCAGCGGTGCAGTGGCCGGTCTTGTTGCCATAACGCCTGCTGCCGGGTTTGTCGGGCCTGTAGCGTCTGTTATAATAGGCGGTGTTGCCGGAGTGATTTGCTACATAGCGGTAAGTCTGCGGCCAAAACACGGACTTGACGACTCGCTTGATGTGTTGGGTATTCACGGAGTGGGGGGGACGTGGGGAGCACTGGCTACAGGAATATTTGCCTCCGTTGTGATTAATCCGGCGGGAAAGAACGGGCTTTTGCATGGTAACCCTGGACTGCTCCTTAAGCAGTTTATAGCAGTGGCGGCAAGTTATGTGTTTGTATTTATAGTTTCAGCCATAATTTTAAAAATGGTTGATTTAACTATCGGCTTGAGACTTTCTGAAGAGGATGAGGCAATGGGGTTAGATTTGGCTGTACACGGGGAGACCGGCTATGATTTTGAACATTAA
- the acs gene encoding acetate--CoA ligase, translating to MADKMNIEVLMEEKRVFPPPQEFSEKACIKTMKQYEDMYKRSTEDPESFWAEAALEHIHWFKKWDRVLEYDFNKPSVKWFEGGKLNATYNCLDRHVHSALRNKAAIIWESNYGIINKTYTYQQLYTEVNRFANVLKKHGVQKGDRVMIYLPMVPEIVISMLACARIGAIHSVVFGGFSAQALRDRIVDCEAKLVITADFGSRGGKLVPLKSNADEAVEHCKSVKHMIVVKVQMTSSPDVSMEAKRDLWWHDEMGAGDITSFCPPEWMDAEDPLFILYTSGSTGKPKGVLHTTGGYLLYSSLTFKWIFDSRPEDIFFCTADAGWITGHSYIVYGPLSGGATTVLFEGIPTYPDPGRFWKIVEKYGVNVFYTAPTAIRTLMREGDKWVNSHDISSLRLLGTVGEPINPEAWMWYHNVVGGGKLPIVDTWWQTETGGIMITPLPGAMALKPGSACKPFFGINPEILKEDGSPAGVNEGGYLTIKNPWPGILRGTYGDPDNRRVKDVYFSRFPGVYFTGDGARRDEDGDFWIMGRIDDVINVSGHRIGTAEVESALVSHQNVAEAAVVGYPHEVKGEALYVYVTLKEGVVPTEELKGELEKHIRKVIGPIAVPDKIQFSPFLPKTRSGKIMRRILRNIAKGEIENLGDTSTLADPLVVDALVKGRQ from the coding sequence ATGGCTGATAAGATGAACATAGAGGTACTGATGGAGGAAAAGAGAGTGTTTCCCCCGCCTCAGGAATTTTCAGAAAAGGCCTGTATCAAAACCATGAAACAGTATGAGGATATGTACAAGCGCTCAACAGAGGACCCCGAGAGTTTTTGGGCCGAGGCCGCCCTTGAGCATATACATTGGTTTAAAAAATGGGACAGAGTGCTTGAATATGATTTCAACAAACCCTCTGTAAAATGGTTTGAAGGCGGAAAGTTAAATGCAACATATAATTGTCTTGACAGACATGTTCACTCAGCCCTGAGAAACAAGGCAGCCATCATTTGGGAGTCCAACTACGGTATAATAAACAAGACCTATACTTACCAGCAACTTTACACTGAGGTAAACCGCTTTGCCAACGTGTTGAAAAAACACGGAGTACAAAAGGGCGACCGCGTGATGATATACCTGCCCATGGTGCCGGAAATTGTAATATCCATGCTGGCCTGTGCTCGCATTGGAGCAATCCATAGTGTAGTATTCGGCGGCTTTAGCGCCCAGGCGCTAAGAGACAGAATTGTTGACTGCGAGGCAAAGCTTGTGATAACAGCTGATTTCGGCTCAAGAGGGGGAAAACTGGTGCCCCTTAAAAGCAATGCCGATGAGGCGGTTGAGCACTGTAAAAGTGTTAAACACATGATAGTCGTTAAGGTTCAGATGACCTCCTCACCGGATGTTTCCATGGAGGCAAAACGTGACCTCTGGTGGCATGATGAAATGGGAGCCGGTGACATAACTTCCTTTTGCCCGCCTGAGTGGATGGATGCCGAGGACCCCCTTTTTATACTATACACATCGGGCTCAACCGGCAAACCTAAAGGGGTGCTTCACACAACCGGCGGTTACCTGCTGTACTCATCATTAACATTTAAATGGATATTTGACAGCCGCCCGGAAGACATCTTTTTCTGCACGGCTGATGCCGGATGGATAACCGGCCACAGCTACATTGTTTACGGCCCCCTCAGCGGCGGCGCAACAACAGTACTCTTTGAAGGCATACCAACCTATCCTGACCCGGGAAGGTTCTGGAAGATAGTGGAAAAATACGGCGTTAACGTGTTTTATACGGCCCCAACGGCCATCCGCACCCTTATGAGAGAAGGGGATAAGTGGGTCAACAGCCACGACATATCATCGCTGAGGCTTCTTGGCACCGTGGGAGAGCCCATAAACCCGGAGGCCTGGATGTGGTACCACAACGTGGTAGGAGGCGGAAAACTCCCCATTGTAGATACATGGTGGCAGACCGAGACGGGGGGGATAATGATAACTCCGCTTCCCGGTGCAATGGCGCTTAAGCCCGGTTCAGCCTGTAAGCCCTTTTTTGGCATAAACCCTGAAATCCTGAAAGAGGACGGCAGCCCCGCCGGTGTTAACGAGGGCGGCTATCTGACAATAAAAAACCCGTGGCCGGGCATACTCAGAGGCACCTACGGAGACCCCGACAACAGGCGGGTAAAAGATGTTTATTTCTCACGCTTCCCGGGCGTTTATTTTACCGGAGACGGGGCAAGGCGCGATGAGGACGGTGATTTCTGGATTATGGGACGAATTGATGACGTTATAAATGTCTCAGGACACCGTATAGGAACCGCTGAGGTGGAATCAGCCCTGGTCAGCCACCAAAACGTGGCTGAGGCTGCCGTTGTAGGCTATCCTCATGAGGTAAAAGGCGAGGCTCTCTATGTGTATGTCACCCTGAAAGAGGGGGTTGTGCCTACTGAGGAGCTCAAAGGCGAGCTTGAAAAACATATAAGAAAAGTTATAGGACCCATTGCCGTACCGGATAAGATTCAGTTCTCACCGTTTTTACCTAAAACAAGAAGCGGAAAAATAATGAGAAGAATTCTGCGAAATATCGCTAAGGGAGAGATTGAAAACCTGGGTGACACCAGCACTCTTGCCGACCCGCTGGTTGTAGATGCACTCGTTAAGGGCAGGCAGTAG
- a CDS encoding EAL domain-containing protein, whose product MKYFNPLAEQLFDYSALDALDMNFAEIQNREHVIPDTLSEAVERAKRDGEISYVHQKTKNGQTIFLESRISCITDNYGNLTGYAFTSRDITTMKTLSDKLSYRVTLENLAASISANFISIAVGELYTEMNKSLQRIAETTNVQRAFLCIYNEDSHIFYQWQTQSLPPLCASQQINTNTLQWFKDIADTGRISFYESSTEEIHSLDDRAPKAIRSMAVMPLAYGQKKMGFIALATETVQRHWHPEEVVVIKMVGEIFVSAMIRRETEEKLHHLAHYDALTNIPNRMLFNDRLVQAVEQARRHKAKLALLFIDLDRFKKVNDTLGHDIGDLLLKEAARRIEACTRKSDTVARMGGDEFTVIMTNLQRPDDVSRLATKIIATLSAPFIVKHHECSVGASIGISIFPTDTDDVVTLLKNSDVALYQVKEHGRGDYRFFAPSMNKRSVEKLNLENRLRKALQRDEISVLYQPQVGINSGNFRGMEVVVRWISPETGHVPSSDFIPIAEDSGLILPMGKLIFRQVCSVSKQWSDMGFNHIQASIKVLESQFKHKDLIDVVTGILKETGADPTLLDVTLNENTIMTDVEESITILKKLKNIGFSITIDNFGTGYSSLSHLKRFPVNALKINKSFINNITVDTDYATIARAIIALAHTLSLTVIAEGVETDEQLEFLRAVKCDVVQGTLFAPALASGDIFQILNDEASFKLKG is encoded by the coding sequence ATAAAATATTTCAATCCTTTAGCCGAACAACTGTTTGACTACAGCGCCCTGGATGCCTTAGATATGAATTTCGCAGAAATCCAAAACAGAGAACACGTTATTCCCGATACGCTGTCAGAGGCTGTAGAGAGAGCTAAAAGAGACGGTGAGATTTCATATGTCCATCAAAAGACAAAAAACGGACAAACTATTTTCCTTGAATCCAGGATTTCCTGTATAACAGACAACTACGGCAATCTGACAGGCTATGCTTTTACCTCACGTGATATAACAACGATGAAAACCCTGTCGGATAAATTAAGCTACCGCGTCACGCTGGAAAATCTTGCCGCTTCAATTTCTGCAAACTTCATAAGCATTGCCGTGGGGGAGCTGTACACGGAGATGAACAAGTCACTCCAGCGTATAGCTGAAACTACAAATGTCCAACGTGCCTTTCTCTGTATATATAATGAGGACAGCCATATATTTTATCAGTGGCAGACTCAGTCACTGCCGCCGTTGTGTGCCTCCCAACAGATAAACACAAACACCCTGCAGTGGTTTAAAGACATAGCAGACACCGGCAGGATATCCTTTTATGAAAGCTCCACAGAAGAGATACATTCTCTTGACGATAGGGCACCAAAAGCCATACGCTCTATGGCCGTAATGCCACTTGCTTACGGGCAAAAAAAGATGGGTTTTATAGCTCTGGCCACTGAGACAGTGCAAAGACATTGGCATCCTGAGGAGGTAGTTGTCATAAAAATGGTTGGCGAGATATTTGTAAGTGCCATGATAAGGAGGGAAACGGAAGAAAAACTGCATCACTTAGCCCACTACGACGCCCTGACAAACATCCCCAACCGTATGCTCTTTAACGACAGATTAGTTCAGGCCGTGGAACAGGCCAGAAGACATAAGGCCAAGCTGGCTCTTTTGTTTATAGACTTAGACCGTTTTAAAAAAGTAAATGATACACTGGGGCATGACATAGGGGATTTACTTCTTAAAGAGGCTGCCCGCAGAATTGAAGCATGTACAAGAAAATCCGACACGGTTGCCAGGATGGGAGGCGATGAGTTCACTGTTATAATGACTAACCTTCAGAGACCTGATGACGTCTCAAGATTAGCAACTAAAATCATCGCAACATTGTCGGCTCCGTTTATTGTTAAACACCATGAATGCTCCGTGGGTGCAAGCATAGGAATAAGCATATTCCCCACAGACACTGATGATGTGGTCACGCTGCTTAAAAATTCAGATGTAGCTCTTTATCAGGTTAAGGAGCACGGAAGGGGAGACTACCGGTTTTTTGCCCCCTCTATGAACAAAAGGTCTGTTGAGAAACTCAATCTGGAAAACAGACTGAGAAAAGCACTGCAAAGAGATGAAATCTCAGTGCTGTATCAGCCGCAGGTGGGCATCAACAGTGGTAACTTCAGGGGGATGGAGGTAGTAGTGCGGTGGATTAGCCCTGAGACGGGACATGTGCCATCTTCCGACTTTATCCCCATAGCCGAGGACTCCGGTTTGATTCTACCTATGGGCAAGTTAATATTCCGGCAGGTTTGCTCAGTAAGTAAGCAGTGGAGTGATATGGGATTTAACCACATACAGGCGTCAATAAAAGTCCTTGAAAGCCAGTTCAAACACAAAGACCTTATTGATGTGGTGACGGGGATACTAAAAGAGACCGGAGCCGACCCCACACTACTCGATGTTACCCTCAATGAAAACACAATTATGACAGATGTTGAAGAGTCCATAACAATATTGAAAAAGCTAAAAAATATCGGATTCTCAATAACTATAGATAACTTTGGCACAGGGTATTCCTCATTAAGCCATCTGAAAAGATTTCCTGTTAATGCGTTGAAAATTAACAAGTCCTTTATAAACAACATTACAGTGGATACGGACTATGCAACCATAGCCAGGGCCATAATAGCGCTGGCACATACTCTAAGCCTCACAGTTATTGCCGAGGGTGTAGAGACCGATGAGCAACTTGAGTTCCTCAGAGCGGTTAAATGTGACGTAGTTCAGGGAACGCTGTTTGCACCTGCCCTTGCCTCGGGAGATATCTTTCAGATTCTTAACGATGAGGCAAGCTTTAAACTAAAGGGCTGA
- a CDS encoding TMEM165/GDT1 family protein: MTAFIASVIVVVIAEMGDKTQLLAMCMAARYRWQTVMWGVFAATLANHLLAALAGTYITRIVSMVYINVAAAVAFIFFGLWTIRGDDLECEDKKSEMSPFWTVTVAFFLAEMGDKTQLAAVTLAAKYNAMIAVWLGTTVGMMIADAFGIVVGVVMGKNIPERIVKWIAAVIFILYGLYSLHASLPANLTTTFNMVAGMLTVIALTLIAAFWDKIKLPAKKF, translated from the coding sequence ATGACGGCATTTATAGCATCGGTAATTGTAGTGGTAATTGCCGAGATGGGCGATAAGACCCAGCTGCTGGCCATGTGTATGGCGGCGCGGTACAGGTGGCAGACGGTAATGTGGGGTGTTTTTGCAGCGACCCTTGCAAACCATCTCCTTGCAGCCCTTGCCGGCACCTATATTACCCGCATAGTTTCGATGGTTTATATAAATGTGGCGGCGGCTGTTGCGTTTATTTTTTTTGGACTTTGGACTATTAGGGGAGACGACCTTGAGTGTGAGGACAAAAAGTCTGAGATGAGTCCGTTTTGGACTGTAACTGTGGCATTTTTCCTGGCCGAAATGGGCGATAAAACACAACTTGCCGCCGTTACCCTGGCCGCAAAGTATAACGCCATGATTGCTGTATGGCTGGGTACCACAGTTGGGATGATGATAGCCGACGCCTTTGGTATTGTGGTGGGGGTTGTGATGGGCAAAAACATTCCTGAAAGAATTGTTAAATGGATTGCCGCCGTTATTTTTATCCTATACGGTTTGTACAGCCTCCATGCCTCTTTACCGGCTAATCTGACTACCACTTTCAACATGGTGGCAGGTATGCTGACAGTTATCGCATTAACACTGATTGCAGCTTTTTGGGATAAAATCAAGTTGCCGGCTAAAAAATTTTAG
- the ilvN gene encoding acetolactate synthase small subunit: MRHTISILVENKFGVLSRVAGLFSGRGYNIESISVGETLDPKISVMTIVTKGEEAIVEQITKQLNKLIDVIKVQDLFEIDHVEREMVLIKVAPPQQLKAEALRLAEIFRGRVVDSSQKTYTIEITGDEKKIEAFVELMKPMGVKEFVRSGKIAIAREKAKQ, translated from the coding sequence ATGAGACACACTATTTCAATTTTGGTAGAAAACAAGTTTGGAGTGCTATCGCGGGTGGCCGGGCTTTTTAGTGGCCGCGGGTACAACATAGAGAGCATATCCGTCGGGGAGACCCTTGACCCGAAAATCTCCGTCATGACCATTGTGACAAAGGGAGAGGAGGCGATAGTTGAGCAGATTACCAAGCAATTAAATAAACTCATTGACGTCATAAAGGTGCAGGATCTCTTTGAAATTGACCACGTTGAAAGGGAGATGGTACTCATTAAAGTAGCCCCGCCCCAGCAGTTGAAGGCTGAGGCGCTGCGACTTGCAGAAATCTTCAGAGGCAGAGTAGTTGACTCAAGTCAAAAAACCTATACCATAGAAATTACCGGTGATGAAAAGAAAATAGAGGCCTTTGTCGAGCTTATGAAGCCCATGGGTGTAAAGGAATTTGTACGCTCAGGGAAAATTGCTATTGCCAGGGAAAAAGCTAAGCAATAA